The Coffea eugenioides isolate CCC68of chromosome 8, Ceug_1.0, whole genome shotgun sequence genome has a segment encoding these proteins:
- the LOC113780540 gene encoding B3 domain-containing protein At5g24050-like: MGKSSSNDDERRLDYSGIELYPNWGKFDILVAVAEVERIRLEEEEKERKLRRNLSTFLKLLAEKETEESSMDNGFAGKIEVNFTKGKRSFRRKTGSNHTLLSEELPSAISQFDFEDKHQEDDGNHVLFSYGDIIKKPQSKRLRSPSEENSTDHQEIEMPRSKKAKSKPGYPDGPSKSTISTIPEKFKNRILEFGGSEESIVFVFQKVLTDTDVNTHFSRLLVPFKQIKSGFLTAEEQARFWDPNQKFGIDAIFVDPSLDEGRMNLRRWEMGKKDGKISYNFALISNWIKVVAKNELRQGMTVHLWAFRRDLQLGFALILV; encoded by the coding sequence ATGGGGAAGAGCAGTAGTAATGATGATGAACGCCGTCTTGATTATTCGGGTATTGAACTGTACCCGAACTGGGGTAAATTTGATATCTTGGTTGCAGTTGCGGAAGTAGAGAGGATCAGATTggaggaggaggaaaaagaaaggaaactcaGGCGAAATCTTTCCactttcttgaaacttcttgcTGAAAAAGAAACAGAGGAATCATCAATGGACAATGGTTTTGCTGGTAAAATTGAAGTCAATTTCACAAAAGGGAAAAGATCGTTCAGAAGGAAGACTGGCTCCAACCACACATTATTGTCCGAGGAACTTCCTTCAGCAATATCCCAGTTTGATTTTGAAGACAAACATCAAGAAGATGATGGCAATCACGTTCTGTTCTCGTATGGGGATATAATCAAGAAACCCCAATCGAAGAGACTGAGATCACCCAGCGAAGAAAATAGTACTGATCATCAAGAAATAGAGATGCCGCGTTCCAAGAAAGCAAAAAGTAAGCCTGGATATCCTGATGGACCATCAAAATCAACTATCAGTACCATTCCAGAGAAATTCAAGAACAGAATTTTGGAATTTGGGGGTTCAGAGGAAAGCATTGTATTTGTGTTTCAAAAGGTGTTAACAGACACTGATGTGAACACGCATTTCAGTAGGCTGCTGGTGCCATTTAAGCAGATCAAGAGTGGGTTTCTGACTGCTGAGGAGCAGGCTCGTTTTTGGGATCCTAACCAGAAGTTTGGAATTGATGCCATTTTTGTTGATCCATCCCTTGATGAAGGTAGAATGAACCTGAGACGATGGGAGATGGGTAAAAAAGATGGTAAAATAAGTTACAACTTTGCATTGATCTCTAACTGGATTAAGGTTGTGGCGAAGAATGAACTGAGACAAGGAATGACAGTGCACCTGTGGGCATTTAGGAGGGATTTACAGCTTGgatttgctttaattttagtttga